A genome region from Triticum aestivum cultivar Chinese Spring chromosome 2B, IWGSC CS RefSeq v2.1, whole genome shotgun sequence includes the following:
- the LOC123043736 gene encoding serine/arginine-rich splicing factor SR30 isoform X2, whose translation MHRDADRPNPHAACSIAWPLGRSSRPPSRKPYLLLFPFVPGRRRRRARSEPSPSSGCSKQGRMSRRWSRTIYVGNLPGDIREREVEDLFYKYGRIVEIDLKVPPRPPGFAFVEFEDPRDAEDAIHGRDGYNFDGNRLRVELAHGGRANSSSLPNSYGGGGRRGGVSRHTEYRVLVTGLPSSASWQDLKDHMRKAGDVCFSEVYREGGGTIGIVDYTNYDDMKYAIRKLDDTEFKNAFSRAPIRVKEYAGKSSRSYSRSRSRSRSGSYSRSPSPKKKPSRRSASRSRSRSVSSHSRSPSKGRSPSR comes from the exons ATGCATAGAGACGCGGACCGACCAAACCCGCACGCTGCTTGTTCTATAGCTTGGCCGCTCGGGAGGTCAAGCCGCCCGCCCTCCCGTAAACCCTATCTTCTCCTGTTCCCCTTCGTCCCCGGCCGGCGACGACGCCGCGCGCGCAGCGAACCCAGCCCCTCCTCCG GTTGCAGTAAGCAAGGAAGGATGAGTAGGCGCTGGAGCCGGACCATTTACGTTGGGAACCTCCCAGGGGATAtcagggagcgggaggtggaggATCTGTTCTACAAG TATGGACGGATAGTTGAAATTGACTTGAAGGTCCCCCCAAGGCCACCTGGCTTTGCTTTTGTTGAG TTTGAAGATCCCCGTGATGCTGAAGATGCGATTCATGGTCGAGATGGTTACAACTTTGATGGGAATCGTCTGCGG GTTGAACTTGCACATGGCGGGAGGGCCAACTCTTCATCCCTTCCGAACAGCTATGGTGGCGGAGGACGCCGTGGTGGTGTCTCTAGGCATACAGAGTATCGTG TTCTGGTTACTGGACTACCTTCTTCTGCATCATGGCAAGATCTAAAG GATCATATGAGAAAGGCTGGTGATGTTTGTTTCTCTGAGGTGTATCGTGAGGGTGGTG GTACTATTGGAATTGTTGATTATACAAACTATGATGACATGAAGTATGCT ATAAGGAAGCTTGATGATACTGAATTTAAAAATGCATTCTCTCGAGCGCCTATAAGG GTGAAGGAGTATGCTGGCAAAAGCAGCCGCTCCTATTCACGCAGCCGTAGCAGAAGCCGAAGTGGCAGCTACAGCAGGAGTCCGAG TCCAAAGAAAAAACCATCACGCCGTTCAGCGTCAAGATCTCGGTCGAGATCAGTTTCTTCCCATTCAAGGTCACCGTCAAAGGGACGCTCTCCATCAAG ATGA
- the LOC123043736 gene encoding serine/arginine-rich splicing factor SR30 isoform X1 — protein MHRDADRPNPHAACSIAWPLGRSSRPPSRKPYLLLFPFVPGRRRRRARSEPSPSSGCSKQGRMSRRWSRTIYVGNLPGDIREREVEDLFYKYGRIVEIDLKVPPRPPGFAFVEFEDPRDAEDAIHGRDGYNFDGNRLRVELAHGGRANSSSLPNSYGGGGRRGGVSRHTEYRVLVTGLPSSASWQDLKDHMRKAGDVCFSEVYREGGGTIGIVDYTNYDDMKYAIRKLDDTEFKNAFSRAPIRVKEYAGKSSRSYSRSRSRSRSGSYSRSPSPKKKPSRRSASRSRSRSVSSHSRSPSKGRSPSRSPAKSRSPVAASPVVNGEAASPKRDPSKSPSRSRSPDAKSE, from the exons ATGCATAGAGACGCGGACCGACCAAACCCGCACGCTGCTTGTTCTATAGCTTGGCCGCTCGGGAGGTCAAGCCGCCCGCCCTCCCGTAAACCCTATCTTCTCCTGTTCCCCTTCGTCCCCGGCCGGCGACGACGCCGCGCGCGCAGCGAACCCAGCCCCTCCTCCG GTTGCAGTAAGCAAGGAAGGATGAGTAGGCGCTGGAGCCGGACCATTTACGTTGGGAACCTCCCAGGGGATAtcagggagcgggaggtggaggATCTGTTCTACAAG TATGGACGGATAGTTGAAATTGACTTGAAGGTCCCCCCAAGGCCACCTGGCTTTGCTTTTGTTGAG TTTGAAGATCCCCGTGATGCTGAAGATGCGATTCATGGTCGAGATGGTTACAACTTTGATGGGAATCGTCTGCGG GTTGAACTTGCACATGGCGGGAGGGCCAACTCTTCATCCCTTCCGAACAGCTATGGTGGCGGAGGACGCCGTGGTGGTGTCTCTAGGCATACAGAGTATCGTG TTCTGGTTACTGGACTACCTTCTTCTGCATCATGGCAAGATCTAAAG GATCATATGAGAAAGGCTGGTGATGTTTGTTTCTCTGAGGTGTATCGTGAGGGTGGTG GTACTATTGGAATTGTTGATTATACAAACTATGATGACATGAAGTATGCT ATAAGGAAGCTTGATGATACTGAATTTAAAAATGCATTCTCTCGAGCGCCTATAAGG GTGAAGGAGTATGCTGGCAAAAGCAGCCGCTCCTATTCACGCAGCCGTAGCAGAAGCCGAAGTGGCAGCTACAGCAGGAGTCCGAG TCCAAAGAAAAAACCATCACGCCGTTCAGCGTCAAGATCTCGGTCGAGATCAGTTTCTTCCCATTCAAGGTCACCGTCAAAGGGACGCTCTCCATCAAG ATCACCAGCAAAATCCCGATCCCCTGTCGCTGCGTCC CCCGTCGTCAATGGTGAAGCAGCAAGCCCCAAGAGGGACCCAAGCAAGAGCCCATCACGTTCCCGGTCtcctgat GCCAAATCAGAGTAA
- the LOC123043737 gene encoding universal stress protein PHOS34, which produces MAEAKAAPATAEGSGGRKTVVLVAVDDSDHSNRALEWAVRHVATAGVAAAELVVVHAKPPASSVVTFGSPAAAGDVVRVVDADLRKRAEDVVDRARRLCVANSVHGLIEVMEGEARYVLCDAVDKHHADLLVVGSHGYGAIKRAFLGSVSDYCAHHAHCSVMIVKQSKSKK; this is translated from the exons ATGGCGGAGGCCAAGGCTGCACCTGCAACGGCGGAGGGCAGCGGTGGGAGGAAGACGGTGGTGCTGGTGGCCGTGGACGACAGCGACCACAGCAACCGCGCGCTCGAGTGGGCCGTGCGGCACGTGGCGACGGCCggcgtggcggcggccgagctcGTCGTCGTCCACGCCAAGCCGCCCGCGTCCTCCGTCGTCACCTTCGGCAGCCCCG CCGCCGCCGGGGACGTGGTGAGGGTGGTGGACGCGGACCTGCGCAAGAGGGCCGAGGACGTCGTCGACAGGGCGCGCCGCCTCTGCGTCGCCAACTCG GTGCATGGTCTGATAGAGGTGATGGAAGGAGAGGCGAGGTACGTGCTCTGCGACGCCGTAGACAAGCACCACGCCGacctgctcgtcgtcggcagccatGGCTACGGTGCCATCAAGAG GGCATTTCTCGGGAGCGTGAGCGACTACTGCGCCCACCACGCGCACTGCTCCGTCATGATTGTCAAGCAGTCCAAGTCCAAGAAATGA
- the LOC123043735 gene encoding F-box protein At5g07610, which yields MACTQMNCSKNGTTSAADLTDDLIIEILSLLPVKSVCRFKCVSRLWYLLISQHRKRLPQTISGFFYPKHIYNNEDGLIGFPTFNGISRDQEQLFPDSSLPFLTGYRQILPKDCCNGLIFCFCWKDSPIHEADYVVCNPATEEWVVLPDAGHKSDALAYRLGFDGAVSPHFHVFQILEGDEDYGYISGVNIYSSETGAWSYKENGWGNNEIQIVEMRGVFFNGMMHLLTCEFKILAVDTEGKTWRTISLLETMCVENINLGPLAFIGQSQGRLYFINMRDNDSSKLSVWILEDYNSNEWIFKYNISTSQLFGELSGEKDHMLQRDYADLMFQRDYALIAIHPECNLIFFVWRCKDVLLSYDMHRGKVCVICSLKYHLYDTFPPYLPYVPFFSRIGRPRVEA from the coding sequence ATGGCTTGCACACAGATGAACTGCTCCAAGAACGGGACAACCTCCGCTGCTGACCTGACAGATGACCTTATCATCGAGATTCTGTCCCTGCTGCCCGTCAAGTCAGTGTGCCGATTCAAGTGTGTCTCCCGGCTCTGGTACCTCCTCATCTCCCAACACCGCAAAAGGCTGCCCCAGACCATCTCCGGCTTCTTCTACCCCAAGCACATATACAACAATGAGGATGGTTTGATAGGATTTCCCACTTTTAATGGTATTTCGAGGGACCAAGAGCAGCTATTCCCTGATTCCTCGTTGCCCTTCTTGACGGGATACAGGCAGATTTTGCCAAAGGACTGCTGCAATGGCCTTATTTTCTGCTTCTGCTGGAAAGACTCCCCAATACACGAAGCTGATTATGTGGTATGTAATCCTGCCACTGAGGAATGGGTAGTCCTGCCTGATGCTGGCCATAAAAGCGATGCATTGGCGTACCGTTTGGGTTTCGATGGAGCCGTGTCACCCCACTTCCATGTGTTCCAGATCCTAGAGGGTGATGAGGACTATGGATATATCTCAGGTGTTAATATCTACTCATCAGAGACAGGAGCCTGGAGTTACAAGGAAAATGGTTGGGGCAACAATGAGATTCAGATAGTTGAGATGAGAGGTGTCTTTTTCAATGGAATGATGCACTTGCTCACATGTGAGTTTAAGATACTAGCAGTTGACACGGAGGGTAAGACGTGGAGGACCATTTCTTTGCTGGAAACTATGTGTGTTGAAAACATAAATTTAGGCCCTCTTGCTTTTATTGGTCAATCTCAAGGGCGATTGTATTTTATAAATATGAGAGACAATGATAGCTCCAAATTATCAGTCTGGATTCTCGAGGACTATAACAGTAATGAATGGATCTTTAAGTACAACATCAGCACTTCACAACTTTTTGGGGAGCTTTCTGGGGAGAAGGATCACATGTTACAACGGGACTATGCTGATCTCATGTTCCAAAGGGACTATGCTTTGATCGCAATCCATCCTGAATGCAATTTGATATTCTTTGTTTGGAGGTGCAAGGATGTGCTACTGTCATATGACATGCACCGTGGTAAAGTTTGTGTTATCTGCAGTCTAAAATATCACTTGTATGACACATTTCCTCCATACCTTCCCTATGTTCCATTTTTCTCACGCATTGGCAGACCAAGAGTGGAAGCATGA
- the LOC123043733 gene encoding uncharacterized protein At4g17910 isoform X1, with the protein MEGLLDRPLNPNKLLKEQFVSNLTGSSLLEIAVLSTIVPAVVVLRKWSSRDNIRRDSVKKNDDALADHKDEVYYFSALVIDCLTVVLPILLIFTILAEWAYICAISLVVVISIYILLKRSQSHLKAQQHLPSLRADISSYRVSVVLVTCLSILAVDFKIFPRRYAKAETYGSGIMDLGVGSFVVANALVSRQARNITSMRWKAALRSISPLVFLGFARLISTSGVDYQVHVGEYGVHWNFFFTLAAVSILTSIIRIHPKYCGIVGMLVLAGYQVWLNFGLNEYLTSDERSADIIGQNKEGVYSIFGYWGMYLIGVSLGYFLFHNLSSKGKIRSTQVVKVWVLAASFWILAIILDSYVERVSRRMCNFAYVMLVFGQNFQVISILTLAGSISHDKNLVLEEAFNQNMLGVFIVANILTGLVNLSVDTLSASPLAAFMILVAYTFTLCMLAGLAQFSGVRIKFW; encoded by the exons ATGGAGGGTCTCCTCGACAGGCCCCTGAACCCGAACAAGCTTCTTAAGGAGCA ATTCGTGAGCAACCTGACGGGGTCGTCCCTTCTGGAGATCGCGGTGCTCTCCACTATCGTGCCG GCAGTGGTGGTTTTAAGGAAATGGAGCAGCAGAG ATAATATTAGGAGGGATTCAGTGAAGAAAAATGATGATGCTCTTGCTGATCATAAAGATGAAGTGTATTACTTTTCAGCGTTGGTTATAGATTGTCTCACTGTTGTATTGCCTATACTTCTGATTTTCACG ATCTTAGCTGAATGGGCTTATATTTGTGCAATTTCTCTTGTAGTTGTGATATCTATCTACATCTTGCTTAAAAG GTCTCAGTCTCATCTCAAGGCTCAACAACATCTGCCTTCTCTTAGGGCAGACATATCTTCTTACCGAGTGTCAGTG GTTTTAGTGACATGCTTGTCCATATTGGCAGTGGATTTCAAAATCTTTCCTAGACGGTATGCAAAGGCTGAAACATATGGTAGTGGCATT ATGGATCTCGGAGTAGGGTCTTTTGTAGTGGCTAACGCACTGGTGTCTAGACAAGCACGAAACATAACCTCAAT GAGATGGAAGGCAGCACTGAGGTCCATAAGTCCTCTAGTATTTCTTGGCTTTGCTCGTCTTATCTCTACATCAGGTGTTGATTATCAG GTGCATGTAGGAGAATATGGTGTCCATTGGAACTTCTTTTTCACCCTTGCAGCAGTTTCTATCCTTACATCCATTATCAGGATTCATCCTAAATATTGCGGGATAGTTGGTATGCTTGTTCTTGCAG GATACCAGGTATGGCTAAATTTTGGGTTGAATGAGTATCTCACATCTGATGAGAGAAGTGCTGATATCATTGGCCAGAATAAGGAAGGCGTGTATAGCATATTTG GATACTGGGGTATGTACCTGATTGGTGTATCTCTGGGTTACTTTTTGTTTCATAACCTTAGTTCAAAAGGAAAGATCAGGAGCACTCAAGTGGTAAAAGTCTGGGTTCTCGCGGCATCATTTTG GATTTTGGCGATCATTCTTGACAGCTATGTTGAAAGAGTTTCTCGACGAATG TGTAACTTCGCCTATGTTATGCTTGTGTTTGGCCAGAATTTTCAG GTTATATCTATTCTCACACTAGCGGGGTCCATTTCACATGACAAGAATTTGGTTCTTGAGGAAGCATTCAATCAAAATATGCTTGGGGTATTCATTGTG GCAAATATCCTAACTGGTCTAGTAAATCTCTCAGTTGACACGCTTTCGGCCTCTCCCCTCGCTGCCTTCATGATTTTGGTAGCATACACCTTTACTTTGTGCATGCTTGCTGGTCTTGCTCAGTTTTCTGGTGTTAGGATAAAATTTTGGTGA
- the LOC123043733 gene encoding uncharacterized protein At4g17910 isoform X2 — protein sequence MYNIRRDSVKKNDDALADHKDEVYYFSALVIDCLTVVLPILLIFTILAEWAYICAISLVVVISIYILLKRSQSHLKAQQHLPSLRADISSYRVSVVLVTCLSILAVDFKIFPRRYAKAETYGSGIMDLGVGSFVVANALVSRQARNITSMRWKAALRSISPLVFLGFARLISTSGVDYQVHVGEYGVHWNFFFTLAAVSILTSIIRIHPKYCGIVGMLVLAGYQVWLNFGLNEYLTSDERSADIIGQNKEGVYSIFGYWGMYLIGVSLGYFLFHNLSSKGKIRSTQVVKVWVLAASFWILAIILDSYVERVSRRMCNFAYVMLVFGQNFQVISILTLAGSISHDKNLVLEEAFNQNMLGVFIVANILTGLVNLSVDTLSASPLAAFMILVAYTFTLCMLAGLAQFSGVRIKFW from the exons ATGT ATAATATTAGGAGGGATTCAGTGAAGAAAAATGATGATGCTCTTGCTGATCATAAAGATGAAGTGTATTACTTTTCAGCGTTGGTTATAGATTGTCTCACTGTTGTATTGCCTATACTTCTGATTTTCACG ATCTTAGCTGAATGGGCTTATATTTGTGCAATTTCTCTTGTAGTTGTGATATCTATCTACATCTTGCTTAAAAG GTCTCAGTCTCATCTCAAGGCTCAACAACATCTGCCTTCTCTTAGGGCAGACATATCTTCTTACCGAGTGTCAGTG GTTTTAGTGACATGCTTGTCCATATTGGCAGTGGATTTCAAAATCTTTCCTAGACGGTATGCAAAGGCTGAAACATATGGTAGTGGCATT ATGGATCTCGGAGTAGGGTCTTTTGTAGTGGCTAACGCACTGGTGTCTAGACAAGCACGAAACATAACCTCAAT GAGATGGAAGGCAGCACTGAGGTCCATAAGTCCTCTAGTATTTCTTGGCTTTGCTCGTCTTATCTCTACATCAGGTGTTGATTATCAG GTGCATGTAGGAGAATATGGTGTCCATTGGAACTTCTTTTTCACCCTTGCAGCAGTTTCTATCCTTACATCCATTATCAGGATTCATCCTAAATATTGCGGGATAGTTGGTATGCTTGTTCTTGCAG GATACCAGGTATGGCTAAATTTTGGGTTGAATGAGTATCTCACATCTGATGAGAGAAGTGCTGATATCATTGGCCAGAATAAGGAAGGCGTGTATAGCATATTTG GATACTGGGGTATGTACCTGATTGGTGTATCTCTGGGTTACTTTTTGTTTCATAACCTTAGTTCAAAAGGAAAGATCAGGAGCACTCAAGTGGTAAAAGTCTGGGTTCTCGCGGCATCATTTTG GATTTTGGCGATCATTCTTGACAGCTATGTTGAAAGAGTTTCTCGACGAATG TGTAACTTCGCCTATGTTATGCTTGTGTTTGGCCAGAATTTTCAG GTTATATCTATTCTCACACTAGCGGGGTCCATTTCACATGACAAGAATTTGGTTCTTGAGGAAGCATTCAATCAAAATATGCTTGGGGTATTCATTGTG GCAAATATCCTAACTGGTCTAGTAAATCTCTCAGTTGACACGCTTTCGGCCTCTCCCCTCGCTGCCTTCATGATTTTGGTAGCATACACCTTTACTTTGTGCATGCTTGCTGGTCTTGCTCAGTTTTCTGGTGTTAGGATAAAATTTTGGTGA